One Glycine max cultivar Williams 82 chromosome 3, Glycine_max_v4.0, whole genome shotgun sequence DNA window includes the following coding sequences:
- the LOC100782767 gene encoding ATP-dependent RNA helicase DEAH13 has translation METWESSGDQIEFNSQSLGDGDSNALILPAKRMRKRKGKEQENGKVKSNKKQKLSKPQKRKMKKLEDDKEKQLLLEKAIKTLNENTLPEYAYPLLLSSCNINRDETMKEKRRRAVHLLKEGLEVSYDGLSMKPETDEIHLEQVDEVVENDIQIQPISPEEVLNTTSVSLESSQEPVHGNEVETYKYVSEHPTDISIDNHLDEIRSSPMSCSIDEIKGTKSKYRTNENHNSNELSNLPGYSAPRRSNVPTVVHVYRPTEVEDKRKDLPIVMMEQEIMEAINDRSSVIICGETGCGKTTQVPQFLYEAGYGSSKGIIGVTQPRRVAVLATAKRVAYELGLHLGKEVGFQVRYDKKIGESCSIKFMTDGILLREVQNDILLRRYSVLILDEAHERSLNTDILIGMLSRVIKTRQMIYNEQQKMILSGENISPEKMVFPLKLVLMSATLRVQDFTSGKLFHTPPPVIEVPTRQFPVTAYFSKKTEKTDYIGEAYKKVLAIHKRLPPGGILVFLTGQREVEDLCRKLRKASREFIKKKVEGSLETDSTVVHETNSVEGVNINEINEAFEVHGSSSIQQTDRFSCYDEDEDNVNWNESDFSYDSETDSELEFDEDDDNLELSENKSNIVDVLGQAGSLASLKAAFEKLSGQATLSSSNEEEASVNIEGNLDQSKVFREKRAKENCSTPGALCVLPLYAMLPAAAQLRVFEEVKDGERLVVVATNVAETSLTIPGIKYVVDTGREKVKNYDPSNGMETYEVQWISKASAAQRAGRSGRTGPGHCYRLYSSAAFSNEFPEHSPAEVEKVPVHGVVLLLKSMHIKKVANFPFPTSLKDSSLLEAETCLKALEALDNKDELTLLGKAMAHYPLSPRHSRMLLTVIKNTRHVHKFNPNMLLAYAVAAAAALSLSNPFVMQYEDDSSRDSEMSEKSSLGDGDKGIGKKEKSRKKKLKETAKVAREKFRVVTSDALTIAYALQCFEHSQKSAEFCDDYALHFKTMDEMSKLRQQLLKLVFYQSDKGGFEEECSWTCGSLEDVERVWQASSEKYPLSLVEERLICQAICAGWADRVAKRITASSRASDGENTSRALKYQSSMVDESVFLHRWSSASIVGPEFLVYNELLETKRPNKEGITSAKRAYMHGVTSVEPAWLVEHAKSSCIFSPPLMDPRPYYDAQTDQVKCWVIPTFGRFCWELPKHSLSISNDEHRVQVFAYALLEGQVCPCLKSVRKYMSAAPESIMKREALGQKRVGNLLSKLKSRLIDSSAMLRMVWKENPRELFSEILDWFQQSFHKHFEELWLQMVNELLMEKQERPLHKSSKKKKVKSKSLR, from the exons ATGGAAACTTGGGAAAGTTCTGGAGACCAAATTGAGTTCAATTCTCAAAG ttTGGGTGATGGTGATAGCAATGCTCTAATTTTGCCAGCTAAGAGGATGAGGAAGAGGAAAGGGAAGGAACAG GAAAATGGAAAAgtcaaatcaaataagaaacaaaaattgagCAAACCTCAAaaaaggaagatgaagaagttaGAG GATGACAAGGAGAAGCAACTTCTGCTGGAAAAAGCCATTAAGACATTGAA tgAAAACACACTTCCAGAGTATGCGTATCCTCTTTTGCTGTCTTCATGCAATATAAATCGG GATGAGACTATGAAGGAAAAGCGTAGAAGGGCTGTTCATCTATTAAAAGAAGGATTGGAGGTTTCATATGATGGGTTGTCTATGAAACCTGAGACGGATGAGATTCATTTAGAGCAAGTTGATGAAGTTGTAGAAAATGACATTCAAATTCAACCCATTAGCCCAGAAGAAGTCTTAAATACAACATCAGTTTCTTTAGAGTCCTCTCAAGAACCAGTTCATGGCAATGAAGTTGAAACTTATAAATATGTTTCTGAACATCCTACTGACATTTCCATTGACAACCATCTTGATGAAATCAGAAGTTCTCCCATGTCTTGTTCtattgatgaaataaaaggCACCAAGTCAAAG TATAGGACAAACGAGAACCATAACTCCAATGAATTGAGCAACCTTCCAGGTTATTCTGCACCAAGGCGGTCAAATGTTCCTACTGTTGTGCATGTGTATAGACCAACTGAGGTTGAAGACAAAAGAAAGGATCTGCCTATAGTTATGATGGAGCAAGAGATAATGGAAGCTATAAATGACCGTTCTAGTGTTATCATATGTGGAGAAACTGGGTGTGGTAAAACAACTCAAGTTCCTCAG TTTCTTTATGAAGCTGGTTATGGTTCAAGTAAGGGTATTATTGGTGTTACTCAACCACGCCGGGTGGCAGTTCTTGCCACAGCTAAGCGTGTGGCATATGAGCTTGGTCTTCATCTAGGGAAGGAGGTTGGTTTTCAAGTTAGATATGACAAGAAGATTGGAGAAAGTTGTTCAATCAAGTTTATGACTGATGGAATTTTGCTACGAGAAGTTCAG aatgatattttgttgagGCGTTATTCTGTCTTAATTCTTGACGAGGCTCATGAGAGGAGCTTGAACACAGACATTCTGATTGGGATGCTCTCACGTGTAATTAAAACTCGCCAAATG ATTTATAATGAACAGCAGAAGATGATACTTTCAGGGGAAAATATAAGTCCCGAAAAAATGGTCTTTCCATTAAAACTTGTGCTTATGAGTGCCACCTTGCGAGTACAAGACTTCACTTCTGGAAAGTTATTCCATACTCCTCCACCTGTGATAGAAGTTCCTACAAGGCAATTTCCAGTAACAGCGTATTTCTCAAAGAAAACAGAGAAAACAGATTACATTGGAGAAGCATATAAGAAGGTCTTGGCAATTCACAAGAGGTTGCCACCTGGGGGCATACTTGTCTTTCTCACTGGGCAAAGGGAAGTAGAGGACTTGTGCAGGAAGTTACGCAAAGCATCAAGGGAGTTTATCAAGAAAAAAGTTGAAGGGTCTTTGGAAACTGATAGCACTGTGGTCCATGAAACAAATTCTGTTGAGGGAGTAAATATTAATGAGATCAATGAAGCATTTGAGGTTCATGGAAGTTCGTCCATCCAGCAAACCGATAGATTTAGTTGTTATGATGAAGATGAGGATAATGTAAATTGGAATGAATCTGATTTTTCTTATGATTCAGAAACAGATAGTGAACTGGAATTTGATGAGGATGATGATAATCTTGAGCTTTCAGAGAACAAAAGTAATATTGTGGATGTCTTAGGACAGGCAGGAAGTCTTGCTTCATTGAAGGCTgcttttgaaaaattgtctgGGCAAGCCACATTAAGCTCCTCAAATGAAGAGGAGGCATCTGTGAATATAGAAGGTAATTTAGATCAATCAAAAGTTTTCAGGGAGAAAAGAGCTAAAGAAAATTGCAGTACTCCAGGTGCACTCTGTGTTCTACCTCTGTATGCCATGCTTCCTGCAGCAGCTCAACTTCGTGTATTTGAAGAAGTCAAGGACGGAGAGCGGCTTGTTGTTGTTGCCACAAATGTTGCTGAAACATCTTTAACAATCCCAGGGATAAAGTATGTGGTTGATACTGGGAGAGAAAAGGTGAAGAATTATGACCCCTCTAATGGCATGGAGACATACGAAGTACAATGGATAAGTAAGGCATCTGCCGCACAGCGTGCAGGCAGATCTGGAAGAACTGGACCTGGACACTGTTACCGTCTCTATTCTTCTGCAGCCTTTAGTAATGAATTTCCTGAGCACTCTCCTGCCGAAGTTGAGAAAGTGCCTGTTCATGGTGTTGTCCTTCTCTTGAAATCCATGCATATTAAAAAG GTTGCAAACTTCCCATTTCCTACTTCTCTTAAAGATTCTTCTCTGCTTGAGGCTGAGACTTGCTTGAAAGCTCTTGAAGCACTTGATAACAAGGATGAACTTACACTTCTAGGAAAAGCCATGGCACATTATCCCTTGAGTCCTCGTCATTCTAGAATGCTTCTCACTGTTATTAAAAATACAAGACATGTGCATAAATTTAATCCAAAtatgcttttggcatatgctGTTGCAGCCGCTGCAGCTTTGAGCTTGTCAAACCCTTTTGTAATGCAATATGAAGATGATAGCAGCAGAGATTCAGAGATGTCTGAGAAATCTAGCTTGGGAGACGGTGACAAAGGCAttggtaaaaaagaaaagtcaaggaaaaagaaactaaaagaaaCAGCTAAAGTTGCACGTGAAAAATTTCGAGTTGTCACTAGTGATGCCCTAACCATAGCTTATGCTTTGCAGTGTTTTGAACATTCACAGAAATCAGCAGAATTCTGTGATGACTATGCATTGCATTTCAAAACCATGGATGAAATGTCCAAACTTCGACAACAGCTACTTAAACTGGTCTTTTATCAGAGCGATAAAGGTGGTTTTGAAGAAGAGTGCTCATGGACTTGTGGAAGTTTAGAGGATGTAGAACGTGTTTGGCAGGCTTCTTCTGAAAAATATCCTCTTTCTCTGGTTGAGGAAAGGCTCATCTGTCAAGCAATATGTGCTGGCTGGGCAGATAGGGTTGCTAAACGTATTACAGCTTCTTCTAGGGCCTCTGATGGAGAGAATACTTCTCGTGCTTTAAAGTACCAATCAAGCATGGTTGATGAAAGTGTTTTCCTTCATCGTTGGTCATCAGCTTCCATAGTAGGCCCCGAGTTTTTGGTTTACAATGAACTGTTAGAGACCAAAAGACCGAACAAAGAAGGGATAACAAGTGCCAAGAGAGCATATATGCATGGAGTAACAAGTGTAGAGCCAGCTTGGCTAGTCGAGCATGCAAAGTCTTCATGCATCTTCTCTCCTCCCCTGATGGATCCTAGACCTTATTATGATGCCCAGACTGACCAAGTAAAATGTTGGGTAATCCCAACCTTTGGGCGTTTCTGTTGGGAGCTTCCGAAGCATTCATTGTCCATTAGCAATGACGAACATCGGGTGCAAGTGTTTGCGTATGCTTTGCTTGAAGGCCAGGTGTGTCCATGTTTAAAATCTGTTAGAAAATACATGTCAGCCGCCCCTGAAAGTATTATGAAGAGAGAAGCATTGGGTCAAAAAAGGGTGGGAAATCTTTTAAGCAAGTTAAAGAGCAGGCTTATTGATAGCTCTGCTATGCTAAGAATGGTGTGGAAGGAGAATCCTAGGGAattattttcagaaattttGGATTGGTTTCAGCAGAGTTTTCACAAGCACTTTGAAGAGCTATGGTTACAAATGGTTAATGAACTGCTTATGGAGAAACAAGAACGACCTCTGCATAAAAgttctaaaaaaaagaaagtaaaatctAAATCACTACGATAG
- the LOC100783301 gene encoding protein transport Sec1a, whose protein sequence is MSLSDSETPYGGGTEYKPFRHISRDRLLIEMLRSAKSPDSKAWKVLIMDKVTVKVMSHSCKMADITDQEISLVEDLFRRRQPLPSLDAVYFMQPSKENVVMFLSDMSGREPLYKKAYVFFSSPIPKELVNHIKCDTSVLPRIGALREMNLEYFPIDSQGFITDQETAMEELYGNIENTRRFNTCLNNMAIRIATVFASLKELPCVWYRAAKDSDESTATAVRELVPTKLANAVWDMVSKYKSTIPGFPQNETCDMLIVDRSVDQIAPVIHEWTYDAMCHDLLTMDGDKYMHEVPSKVGGQPEIKEVILQDHDSVWLELRHTHIADASERLHEKFTNFVSKNKAAQIQQSGRDGSELSTRDLQKMVQALPQYTEQVEKISLHVEIAGKINKIIRETDLRELGQLEQDLVFGDAGAKEVINFLRTKQNTTPEYKLRLLMIYASVYPEKFEGDKASKLMQLAKLSPDDMKVISNMQQLAGSSNKKSSAAGGFSLKFSNQKTKQAARKDRTEEEETWQLFRFYPMLEELIENLSKGELAKNEYSCINEPNPSNARGSVRISKQTQTPPTTAPHSMRSRRTANWGRARTSDDGYSSDSTLKNVTTDFKRMGKRIFVFIIGGATRSELRVCHKLTPKLKREVILGTTSMDDPPQYLTKLKLLFDNNVSQLNGLGI, encoded by the exons ATGTCGTTATCCGATTCTGAAACGCCGTACGGCGGTGGAACGGAGTACAAGCCTTTCCGCCATATCAGCCGCGATC GGTTATTAATTGAAATGCTTAGATCGGCAAAGTCACCTGATTCGAAAGCTTGGAAG GTGCTAATAATGGATAAAGTCACGGTGAAAGTTATGTCACATTCATGTAAAATGGCAGATATTACAGACCAAGAAATTTCCT TGGTGGAAGACCTATTCCGGAGAAGGCAACCATTACCATCTTTGGATGCTGTTTATTTCATGCAGCCTTCTAAAGAGAA TGTGGTCATGTTCCTGTCTGATATGTCTGGAAGGGAGCCCCTGTATAAGAA AGCCTATGTATTTTTCAGTTCACCAATCCCAAAGGAACTTGTAAACCACATCAAGTGTGATACAAGTGTCTTACCCCGCATAGGTGCACTGAGAGAG ATGAATTTGGAATATTTTCCAATAGATAGCCAG GGTTTTATCACTGATCAAGAAACAGCAATGGAAGAACTTTACGGCAATATTGAGAATACTCGCAGATTTAACACCTGCTTGAATAATATGGCTATTCGAATAGCTACAGTTTTTGCTTCATTGAAG GAGTTACCATGTGTGTGGTATCGTGCTGCAAAGGATAGCGACGAGTCTACAGCAACAGCAGTTCGTGAATTAGTTCCTACCAAGCTTGCTAATGCTGTTTGGGACATGGTTTCTAAATATAAATCTACCATTCCCGGTTTTCCACAAAATGAAACTTGTGATATGCTCATTGTTGACAGATCCGTAGACCAG ATTGCACCTGTCATTCATGAATGGACCTATGATGCTATGTGCCATGATTTGTTGACTATGGATGGAGATAAATATATGCATGAG GTTCCCAGCAAAGTCGGGGGTCAACCTGAGATAAAGGAGGTTATTCTACAAGACCATGATTCTGTCTGGCTTGAACTACGCCACACTCATATAGCAGAT GCTAGTGAAAGACTGCATGAAAAGTTTACCAATTTCGTATCAAAGAACAAAGCAGCACAAATTCAACAAAGCGGAAG AGATGGTAGTGAACTATCTACAcgagatttgcaaaaaatggTTCAAGCTTTGCCCCAATACACTGAACAAGTGGAAAAGATCTCACTCCATGTAGAG ATAGCTGGAAAGATCAACAAAATTATCAGAGAAACAGACCTTCGAGAGCTTGGACAGTTGGAACAAGATCTTGTTTTTGGGGATGCTGGAGCCAAggaagttattaattttttaagaacaaaGCAG AATACGACTCCTGAATATAAGTTGCGTTTGTTGATGATTTATGCATCTGTCTATCCTGAAAAGTTTGAGGGTGATAAAGCTTCAAAACTAATGCAG TTGGCAAAACTATCACCTGATGACATGAAAGTTATCAGTAATATGCAACAGCTGGCGGGATCATCAAACAAGAAATCATCTGCTGCTGGTGGTTTCTCACTCAAGTTCAGTAACCAGAag ACAAAGCAAGCAGCGCGCAAAGATCGTACTGAAGAGGAAGAAACATGGCAATTATTTCGATTTTATCCCATGTTAGAG GAGCTCATTGAAAATCTAAGTAAGGGAGAATTGGCAAAGAATGAATATTCCTGTATAAATGAGCCAAATCCTAGTAATGCACGAGGTTCAGTTAGAATCAGCAAACAGACCCAGACACCTCCAACTACTGCTCCTCATTCAATGAGATCTAGGAGGACTGCAAACTGGGGACGAGCTCGTACTTCGGATGATGGATATTCAAG TGACTCCACATTGAAGAATGTGACTACTGATTTCAAAAGGATGGGAAAGCGAATCTTTGTGTTTATCATTGGTGGGGCTACTCGATCAGAG CTGCGAGTTTGTCACAAGTTgacaccaaaattaaaaagggAAGTAATCCTAGGTACTACTTCCATGGACGATCCTCCACAATATCTTACG AAATTAAAGTTATTGTTCGACAACAATGTTTCACAGCTGAATGGCCTCGGGATATAA